CCCATCTCTTTCACGGCCTGATTCAGTGCGCCTTTTCGCATTTTGGCACAGAGAGAGCACGGATTGCTCTCTTTGCGCTCCTCAAAGAGAATATGGGCGATATCGGTCTTTACGATCCGGTAAGGGACGCCCAGTTCCTTACACAGCTTTATGACAGGGGTAAAATCGCATTCACTGTATCCTAGGTCTACCGTCACCGCGCTCAGCTCAAATTTGTTCGGATAAAACCGTCTGAGCCCGTGCAGCGCATATAATAATGTCAGGCTGTCCTTTCCGCCGGATATCCCGACCGCGATGTGGTCGCCTTCCTCGATCATGCCGTATTCATCGACCGCTTTTCTCGTATAGCTGAGCAGCTGTTGCAGTTTCATATCTCACTGGTCCTTTCTGTTCTCACTCCCTTTTTACAGGGAATCATTCGTACGAGCTAATATTATATTATTTCAGGAAATATTACAATAGGTAATAGTAAGATGGAAGATGGAGCGCAAAGAGACTCATATGGCTTGATTCGATAAATGCTTTCATGTAAAATGAGACGAGAGGATGAAAATATGCAGAAAATCAAGATATTGATCGTAGAAGATGACAAGGCGATAGCGGACGCGGTCGCCTACACACTGGAAAAAGAAGAATTTAAGTTCATAATTGCCGGCAGCGCCGCTGAAGCGCTCCCTTATATCGGAAGAAAGGATATCGGCCTGTATCTGCTGGATGTAATGCTTCCGGACGGAACCGGGTATGATATATGCAGAAAAATAAAGAGATACCACAATGTTCCGGTTATTTTTCTCACTGCCTGTGACGAGGAAGCCAATGTCGTTATGGGGCTCGATATCGGTGCGGATGATTATATCGTAAAACCGTTCAGGATCCGGGAGCTGATATCCCGTATACGCAGCGTGCTGCGGCGTTATGACAGCAGGCAGGACATAAGACCTGCCTCTGTCTATTGTGCCGGAGATATAAGGGTGCTCACGGCAGAGGGCAAGGTGTACTGCAAAGAAGAGGAGATCTGTCTGAGCGCGCTGGAGTACAAGCTCCTCCTGTTTCTTATCCGCCATGAGGGGCAGATCGTGACGAGAGAGCAGCTGCTTTCCCACATATATGACATTGCGGGTGAATATGTTAACGACAATACGCTGACCGTGTATATAAAGCGTCTGAGGGATAAGCTGGAAACTGACACAGAGGGCCCGGAGATCATAAGGACAGTACGGGGGCTTGGATATACGATAGGAGAATCACATGTTTAAAAACAGAGAAATCACATATACTGTCATTTTTATGATCCTCGTAACTGCCGTCTCATCTGCCGTATGCGCTCACGTGCCGTCCTTTGGCCCATATGTGGTGCTGGCGGACGGTTTTCTTTATCTGGCCGGCTTCCTGGCATTTTCATCTTACCGTTACGGTAGATTGAGAAAGCTGTCAGAATTTCTGAGAAAAGCGCAGTCACAGATGCTCCCTCTTGAAGTGCCGGACCAGATGGAAGGGGAACTCGGCGTGCTGAAAAGCGAGTTCTATAAACTGATCACAAAATGTCACTCTCAGGCAGAACTTCTGAGCAAAGACAGACAGTTCCTCTCCGATACGATCTCAGATATCTCGCATCAGCTGAAGACGCCCATGACATCCATGAATGTTATGATCGATCTGCTGAAGGACGAGACGCTGCCGGCCGGCAAGCGGCTGGAGTTCACACATGCCCTCCGCACCCAGCTTTCCCGGATGGAATGGCTTTTGTCCGCGATGCTCACGATGTCGCGGCTGGACGCAGGCTCCATCGTGCTGAAAAAAGAGGAGGTAAATGTATCGGAAATGCTCAGCAGGGCATCGGAGCATCTTCTCATACCGATGGAACTGCGGGACCAGACACTGATACTTCCGGAGAATTCTCCGGCTGTATATCAGGGAGATCTGCACTGGAGCAGCGAGGCGGTATCCAATATATTAAAAAACTGCATGGAACACACCCCGTACGGCAAAACGATCACGATTGAAACGGCTGAGAACTCTGTCTATACGGTTATCACGGTAAAGGATGAAGGCGGCGGCATCAGCGACAAGGACAAGCCGCACGTTTTTGAGCGCTTTTACAAGGGGGCAAATGCCTCTCCCGACAGCGTCGGTATCGGGCTGGCTCTCGCAAAGCAGCTCATCACGGCACAGAACGGGACGGTTGAGATCGAATCTGTCTATGGGAAATATACTGTATTTATCATAAAATTCTATCACTTTAATATGTGACGATATTGTCATATATTCTGTCACCTCATTGTCACCTTCCGTGTATATACTGAGAGCATAAAGGAAGAACACTGCAAGGAAGGAGGCATCTTATGGATATTATCCAAACACTAACCATCCGGCACCTGAAACATAATAAAAAGCGGACGCTTTCAACGATAGCGGGCATATTGACTGCAACGGTCCTGCTTACAATGCTGTCTGTTTTTATGACATCTTTTGTACACAGACTGGAGGCTGCCGATGTCACACAGGAGGAT
This is a stretch of genomic DNA from [Clostridium] hylemonae DSM 15053. It encodes these proteins:
- a CDS encoding sensor histidine kinase, which encodes MFKNREITYTVIFMILVTAVSSAVCAHVPSFGPYVVLADGFLYLAGFLAFSSYRYGRLRKLSEFLRKAQSQMLPLEVPDQMEGELGVLKSEFYKLITKCHSQAELLSKDRQFLSDTISDISHQLKTPMTSMNVMIDLLKDETLPAGKRLEFTHALRTQLSRMEWLLSAMLTMSRLDAGSIVLKKEEVNVSEMLSRASEHLLIPMELRDQTLILPENSPAVYQGDLHWSSEAVSNILKNCMEHTPYGKTITIETAENSVYTVITVKDEGGGISDKDKPHVFERFYKGANASPDSVGIGLALAKQLITAQNGTVEIESVYGKYTVFIIKFYHFNM
- a CDS encoding tRNA 2-thiocytidine(32) synthetase TtcA, whose product is MKLQQLLSYTRKAVDEYGMIEEGDHIAVGISGGKDSLTLLYALHGLRRFYPNKFELSAVTVDLGYSECDFTPVIKLCKELGVPYRIVKTDIAHILFEERKESNPCSLCAKMRKGALNQAVKEMGCNKVAYAHHKDDIIETMLLSLLFEGRFYSFSPRTYLDRMDLTVIRPVMFVDEADIIGFKNKYDLPVVTSRCPIDGYTKRQYAKELVKQLNDEHPGARQRMFTAVLNGNIKGWPDRVPHIRQ
- a CDS encoding response regulator transcription factor; this translates as MQKIKILIVEDDKAIADAVAYTLEKEEFKFIIAGSAAEALPYIGRKDIGLYLLDVMLPDGTGYDICRKIKRYHNVPVIFLTACDEEANVVMGLDIGADDYIVKPFRIRELISRIRSVLRRYDSRQDIRPASVYCAGDIRVLTAEGKVYCKEEEICLSALEYKLLLFLIRHEGQIVTREQLLSHIYDIAGEYVNDNTLTVYIKRLRDKLETDTEGPEIIRTVRGLGYTIGESHV